A section of the Leptospira kobayashii genome encodes:
- the gatA gene encoding Asp-tRNA(Asn)/Glu-tRNA(Gln) amidotransferase subunit GatA, whose protein sequence is MKELFKLSYSKIKEGLGKGDFSSVDLVNSYYDRIDETQSKIKAFLETNREKATNQAKVSDERRKSGKTVSEFDGIPIAIKDNICVSGEITSCSSKILENFRSPYDATVISRLKDKGFIFLPRTNMDEFAMGSSTENSAFQTTTNPFDTTRIPGGSSGGSAAAVSAGMVPIALGSDTGGSIRQPASLCGIWGLKPTYGRISRYGLVAYASSLDQIGPFSNDIQGVVDLFSVLNGRDERDQTTVIGKQFSSANVKQKSWKGVKVGVMSTKNASDWSPSVLKKYEDMKKNLEKEGAILKELDFSVFSYSIPIYYLIATAECSSNLSRFDGIRYGLRVEGSSGKLEDLYVESRSKGFGDEVKRRILLGTFSLSSGYYDAYYGKAQKARVMIRKQYDSFFKEVDVILQPTSPTTAFKIGEKTKDPIQMYLADVLTTSVNLAGVPAISCPAGVDENGLPIGMQLTTSHFEEESLLSFASSLAQLPDTTITLPSQIQ, encoded by the coding sequence ATGAAAGAACTATTCAAATTATCCTATTCAAAAATCAAAGAAGGCCTCGGAAAAGGAGACTTTTCCTCAGTTGACTTGGTGAATTCCTATTACGATCGGATCGATGAAACTCAATCAAAAATCAAAGCATTTTTGGAAACAAACCGGGAAAAAGCAACTAACCAGGCAAAGGTGAGTGACGAAAGAAGAAAATCGGGAAAAACAGTTTCAGAATTCGACGGAATTCCTATCGCAATCAAAGACAATATCTGTGTATCGGGAGAGATCACTTCCTGTTCTTCAAAGATATTGGAAAACTTCAGATCCCCTTATGATGCAACGGTAATTTCGAGATTAAAAGACAAAGGTTTTATATTTTTACCCAGAACCAATATGGATGAATTTGCCATGGGTTCTTCTACGGAAAACAGTGCATTTCAAACCACCACCAATCCTTTCGATACAACGAGAATTCCCGGAGGATCTAGCGGTGGTTCGGCGGCGGCGGTTTCTGCAGGAATGGTTCCCATTGCCTTAGGTTCGGATACAGGCGGATCGATCCGCCAACCAGCATCCCTTTGCGGAATCTGGGGGCTGAAACCTACCTATGGACGCATTTCAAGATACGGTCTCGTTGCTTATGCTTCCAGCCTGGATCAAATCGGTCCTTTTTCGAATGACATCCAAGGAGTTGTGGATTTGTTTTCGGTTTTGAACGGAAGGGACGAAAGAGACCAAACAACCGTTATCGGAAAACAGTTTTCAAGTGCCAATGTAAAACAAAAATCCTGGAAAGGAGTGAAAGTCGGTGTAATGTCTACAAAGAATGCATCCGATTGGTCTCCCAGCGTTCTCAAAAAATACGAAGATATGAAGAAGAATCTGGAAAAAGAAGGAGCAATCCTGAAGGAATTGGATTTTTCCGTATTCAGTTACTCGATTCCCATCTATTATCTGATAGCAACTGCGGAATGTTCCTCCAACTTATCCAGGTTTGACGGAATCAGATACGGCCTCCGAGTGGAAGGAAGTAGTGGTAAATTGGAGGATTTGTATGTGGAATCCAGATCCAAAGGATTCGGAGATGAAGTAAAAAGGAGAATTCTGCTCGGAACATTTTCTTTGAGTTCGGGTTATTACGATGCTTATTACGGGAAAGCCCAAAAAGCAAGAGTGATGATTCGAAAACAATACGACTCGTTCTTTAAGGAAGTGGATGTAATTCTGCAACCGACTTCTCCCACAACCGCTTTTAAAATCGGAGAAAAAACAAAAGACCCGATTCAGATGTATCTTGCCGACGTTCTCACAACAAGCGTTAACCTGGCAGGAGTTCCTGCAATCAGTTGCCCGGCGGGAGTTGATGAAAACGGACTTCCCATCGGGATGCAATTGACCACTTCCCATTTTGAAGAAGAATCACTTCTTTCCTTTGCAAGTTCCTTAGCTCAATTGCCTGATACGACAATCACTCTACCTTCTCAAATTCAATAA
- the cysS gene encoding cysteine--tRNA ligase — MSFQFYNSKSGKKEPFLPKDPNRVKIYSCGPTVYNFAHIGNIRSFLFVDVLRRALLSEGYVLDQSMNITDIDDKIINASIEKKLSVEEITAPWTKAFFEDLESLNILKLEHYPKATESIEDMVDLVHRLQKNGLVYEKDGSLYYSIQKFKGYGELSKIDVAGMKSGVRNDADEYEKDDVRDFVLWKNQKSEGEKSWETDLGKGRPGWHLECSAMIRKVYGSGVDIHTGGIDLLFPHHENEHAQSQGAYPEEEFVTTWLHCEHLLVEGEKMSKSKGNFFTLRDILEKGYDKKQIRYLLISSHYRSKLNFSLAKLEEAKQALERIQTTLFRILESLDYVYENPERVNIQSIKAKIKNNQILSALTDFESGFCDDLNLPKSLGSLFEFIKEINQSYDKNLWVGNDHLELVYYFLFVDSLLGVLDFKKESPVFSLEEENEINGLVEERAMAKKNKNFARADEIRNILSSRGIQLLDTKEGITQWKKVQ, encoded by the coding sequence ATGTCATTTCAGTTTTATAATTCCAAATCAGGGAAAAAAGAGCCGTTCCTTCCTAAAGATCCGAATCGGGTGAAGATTTATTCCTGTGGCCCTACCGTTTATAATTTTGCCCATATAGGAAATATCAGATCCTTTCTGTTTGTGGATGTTCTCAGGCGTGCCCTTCTTTCGGAAGGTTATGTTTTGGATCAATCCATGAATATAACCGATATCGATGATAAGATCATCAATGCGTCTATCGAGAAAAAACTTTCCGTAGAGGAAATCACCGCGCCCTGGACAAAGGCATTTTTTGAAGATTTAGAATCTTTGAATATTCTGAAATTGGAACACTATCCGAAAGCTACCGAATCCATTGAAGATATGGTCGATTTGGTTCATCGCCTGCAAAAAAACGGACTTGTTTATGAAAAAGACGGAAGTCTTTATTACTCGATTCAGAAGTTCAAAGGGTATGGTGAACTTTCAAAAATCGACGTAGCCGGAATGAAATCAGGTGTTCGAAACGATGCCGATGAATACGAAAAAGACGATGTTCGTGATTTCGTACTTTGGAAAAATCAAAAATCCGAAGGAGAAAAATCCTGGGAAACGGATTTGGGAAAAGGCAGACCCGGCTGGCATTTGGAATGTTCCGCAATGATTCGAAAAGTCTATGGATCGGGAGTGGACATTCATACCGGAGGGATCGATTTACTTTTCCCCCATCATGAAAACGAACATGCACAGTCGCAAGGCGCTTATCCAGAAGAAGAATTCGTAACAACATGGCTTCATTGTGAACACTTGTTAGTTGAAGGTGAAAAAATGTCCAAAAGTAAGGGCAACTTTTTTACCTTGCGGGACATTTTGGAAAAAGGTTACGATAAAAAACAAATCCGTTATTTGCTGATTTCTTCGCATTATAGATCCAAACTTAATTTTTCTTTGGCAAAATTGGAAGAAGCGAAACAAGCTCTGGAACGAATTCAAACTACATTATTTCGAATTCTCGAATCTTTGGATTATGTTTATGAAAATCCGGAAAGAGTAAATATTCAAAGCATCAAAGCAAAAATCAAAAATAATCAGATCCTGTCTGCGTTGACCGACTTTGAAAGTGGGTTTTGTGATGATTTGAACCTTCCTAAATCTTTGGGTTCTTTATTTGAGTTTATCAAAGAAATCAATCAATCCTATGACAAGAACCTTTGGGTCGGAAATGATCATTTGGAACTGGTTTATTATTTTCTATTTGTGGACTCTTTGTTAGGTGTTTTGGACTTTAAGAAAGAATCTCCCGTTTTCTCTCTTGAAGAAGAAAATGAAATCAACGGTCTTGTGGAAGAAAGAGCAATGGCGAAAAAGAATAAAAATTTTGCAAGAGCGGATGAAATCCGTAATATACTTAGCTCACGCGGAATTCAGCTATTAGATACAAAAGAAGGAATCACTCAGTGGAAAAAAGTCCAGTAG
- a CDS encoding esterase/lipase family protein, giving the protein MYLKRFIFLVFSLCFLNQCIYDFYKKEFETDKNSNRYFLLAAFGLISNPNHKLFQFLPATSRNLKNEQFIDSNFSEKNNGRPKIIFIHGWNPAERDSDPVPGDSKKIENIQNTFRNGIIHYQENISSAKDKYELFLYTYRTSSGVLFNGRNFASVLKSTFKKDDKVIVIAHSMGGIVTRSAMLSSDYEAGLIDGVVTLASPQYGSPFATPNFSDDPLLKNMVTYLTGTLGGRDLRHTNKGTGQITITGAENDTLDYINTNLTDNSRFISYYGELNGCTGNETFYYATGCQILSSTNAGFSVNDGIVPGNSAVLGNLTRKQSKFTGYDHSMMAFQTTDVDDLKSLTLFQAVIISVDELLALP; this is encoded by the coding sequence ATGTATCTAAAACGTTTTATATTTCTTGTTTTTAGTTTATGTTTTTTGAATCAGTGTATCTACGATTTTTATAAAAAAGAATTCGAAACGGATAAAAATTCAAATCGTTACTTTTTGTTAGCTGCCTTCGGGTTGATTTCCAATCCGAATCATAAACTTTTTCAATTCCTTCCCGCTACATCCAGAAATCTAAAAAATGAACAATTCATAGATTCTAATTTTTCAGAGAAAAACAACGGTCGTCCTAAAATTATTTTTATTCACGGATGGAATCCTGCGGAAAGAGACTCGGATCCTGTTCCCGGTGATTCTAAAAAAATTGAAAACATCCAAAACACATTTCGGAATGGAATCATTCATTATCAGGAAAATATCAGTTCCGCTAAAGATAAGTATGAATTGTTTTTGTATACTTACCGTACTTCCAGCGGGGTTTTGTTCAACGGTCGGAATTTTGCCTCTGTTCTAAAAAGTACATTCAAAAAAGACGATAAAGTCATCGTGATTGCTCATTCCATGGGCGGGATCGTTACCAGAAGTGCCATGTTGTCTTCCGATTATGAGGCGGGGTTGATTGATGGAGTCGTAACTTTGGCATCTCCTCAGTACGGATCTCCTTTCGCCACGCCTAATTTTTCAGATGATCCGTTATTGAAAAATATGGTTACCTATCTTACCGGTACTTTAGGAGGAAGGGATCTTCGTCATACGAATAAAGGAACGGGGCAGATCACAATCACCGGTGCTGAAAACGATACTTTGGATTATATCAATACCAACCTAACGGATAACTCCAGATTTATTTCTTATTATGGGGAATTGAACGGATGCACTGGAAATGAAACTTTCTATTATGCTACCGGTTGTCAGATTCTAAGTTCTACGAACGCAGGCTTTTCCGTAAATGACGGAATTGTTCCGGGAAATAGCGCTGTTTTGGGCAACCTAACCCGCAAACAGTCGAAGTTTACGGGTTACGATCATTCGATGATGGCATTTCAAACTACGGATGTGGACGATTTGAAAAGTTTGACTTTGTTTCAAGCAGTCATTATTAGTGTCGATGAATTATTGGCTTTGCCTTAA
- the gatC gene encoding Asp-tRNA(Asn)/Glu-tRNA(Gln) amidotransferase subunit GatC, protein MDEKQLRAIAGLSKLNINDNEIEGMLGDFSRIVKYVDEIKNLDTSSVGDDEIYGQTMQVLRKDIAENALRREDLAKIAPSYENGYVVVPQVIET, encoded by the coding sequence ATGGATGAAAAACAGTTAAGGGCAATTGCGGGACTTTCAAAACTCAATATCAACGACAACGAGATTGAAGGAATGTTAGGTGATTTTTCCAGAATCGTAAAATATGTGGATGAAATAAAAAACCTGGATACATCATCCGTCGGTGACGATGAAATCTACGGTCAAACGATGCAAGTTTTAAGAAAGGACATAGCGGAAAATGCTCTTCGTCGGGAAGATCTGGCGAAAATCGCCCCTTCGTATGAAAACGGTTATGTTGTTGTTCCTCAGGTGATCGAAACATGA
- a CDS encoding tetrahydrofolate dehydrogenase/cyclohydrolase catalytic domain-containing protein: MKSPTLLDGKAISAKIKDGIANELKKSGPGKNPPTLATILVGDNPASETYVSMKVKACHAVGILSKYVRLPQSTTTEELLVEIGKLNDDPSVHGILLQHPVPHGIDERACFDAILPEKDVDGVTTNSFGKLSMNKAAYFPCTPYGMILLLQEYGIEVAGKHAVVVGRSPILGKPMAVMLTNLDATVTLCHSKTKNLPELVKQADIVVGAVGKPEFIQADWIKEGAVLLDAGYNVGNVGDIQISVAKDKSSYYTPVPGGVGPMTIAVLLLQTLYSYQGKFSPPLAR; this comes from the coding sequence ATGAAATCTCCCACCCTACTCGACGGTAAAGCGATTTCCGCAAAGATTAAAGACGGAATCGCAAATGAACTTAAAAAATCCGGCCCAGGAAAAAATCCACCGACTCTGGCGACCATTCTAGTCGGTGATAACCCGGCTTCCGAAACCTATGTGAGCATGAAGGTGAAGGCATGTCATGCGGTGGGAATTCTTTCCAAATACGTCCGCCTTCCCCAATCGACAACCACAGAAGAGTTGTTAGTTGAAATTGGTAAGTTGAATGACGATCCTTCCGTTCATGGAATCCTATTGCAACACCCGGTCCCTCACGGGATTGATGAGAGAGCTTGTTTTGATGCCATCTTACCTGAAAAAGATGTGGATGGCGTGACTACGAACTCGTTTGGGAAACTTTCCATGAATAAGGCGGCTTATTTTCCATGCACACCTTACGGAATGATTTTACTTTTACAGGAATATGGAATTGAAGTTGCAGGCAAACACGCGGTCGTGGTAGGACGATCACCTATCCTTGGTAAGCCGATGGCGGTTATGTTGACCAATCTGGATGCTACCGTTACACTTTGCCATTCCAAAACAAAAAATCTTCCCGAGCTTGTAAAACAAGCCGACATTGTAGTCGGTGCCGTGGGAAAACCCGAATTCATCCAAGCGGATTGGATCAAAGAGGGAGCGGTTCTGCTTGATGCAGGCTATAACGTAGGTAATGTGGGAGACATTCAAATTTCAGTTGCGAAGGATAAGTCTTCTTATTACACACCAGTTCCCGGCGGAGTCGGACCGATGACGATTGCAGTGTTGTTACTTCAGACTTTATATTCCTATCAGGGAAAATTTTCACCACCGTTAGCCAGATAA
- a CDS encoding sodium:solute symporter family protein encodes MIQFSTFDLILFVSPFLIILGILVYSSKLSKPNLKNYFQAEGKMSWFVAGTAMVATTFAADTPLAVTEIVRNNGISGNWIWWYMAIGGFVTVFFFSKLWKRSGATTDLELIQIRYSGKEALYLRGFKSVFIGLFLNLVILGWVNLAMLKILQVFFPEYSSGLLLALLLFIGIIYTSIAGLRGISYIDVFQFFLAWGGCLIYAWQVLDLPSVGGLSGLKDKLPPSTFHFFPSFTTDSGLPFDHFLIMLTVIWWSSWYPGAEPGGGGYIAQRILSTSDEKSAFKSSLWFVFAHYFLRPWPWILVAIASLILFPVLSPEESGKGFLLILNEISFPGMKGLLLSAFLAAYLSTLATHLNWGASYLVVDLWKPILQKSKQDSYYLKVSYLIQILTGVLSLLLALYGMDTIKGAWVFLLEASSGIGFVLIARWYYWRISAFTEILALFVSPFFYIVFSIVLKVPFPYSILCTSVSSVIVLLISTRLLPGTSPTVLLEFYNKTKPPILFWKGLAKELSNGIPLKEYSNHLIYSLLGVISGILLIFSGLYSIQSLFWNRESLVISLIIFLSSLPLMGISIQKAIKD; translated from the coding sequence ATGATTCAGTTTTCTACCTTTGATCTGATTCTTTTTGTTTCTCCCTTCCTGATCATTCTAGGAATATTAGTATATTCTTCAAAACTAAGTAAGCCCAATTTAAAAAACTATTTCCAAGCGGAAGGCAAAATGTCCTGGTTTGTTGCAGGCACTGCGATGGTTGCAACAACCTTTGCCGCGGATACTCCTCTTGCAGTCACTGAAATCGTTCGTAACAACGGTATTTCGGGAAACTGGATTTGGTGGTATATGGCAATCGGAGGATTCGTTACAGTATTCTTTTTTTCCAAATTATGGAAACGATCCGGCGCCACAACGGATCTGGAGCTGATACAAATCCGATATTCCGGTAAAGAAGCCCTGTATTTAAGAGGATTCAAATCGGTATTCATCGGGTTATTTCTGAATTTGGTAATCCTCGGTTGGGTCAATCTGGCAATGTTAAAGATATTGCAGGTATTTTTTCCGGAGTATTCCAGCGGACTTTTACTCGCATTACTTTTGTTTATTGGAATTATTTATACTTCGATTGCGGGTCTTCGTGGAATTTCATATATAGATGTGTTTCAGTTTTTTCTAGCTTGGGGAGGTTGTTTGATTTATGCCTGGCAAGTCCTGGATCTACCTTCTGTCGGAGGTTTATCCGGATTAAAAGACAAATTGCCACCTTCCACATTTCATTTTTTTCCTTCCTTTACCACTGATTCCGGTTTACCGTTCGATCATTTTCTAATCATGCTAACTGTTATTTGGTGGTCAAGCTGGTATCCAGGAGCGGAACCGGGAGGAGGGGGATACATTGCACAGAGGATTTTATCAACGAGCGATGAAAAGTCAGCTTTCAAAAGTTCTTTATGGTTTGTGTTCGCCCATTATTTTTTAAGACCTTGGCCTTGGATATTAGTGGCGATCGCCTCTCTGATTCTTTTTCCTGTTTTAAGTCCCGAAGAAAGCGGAAAAGGTTTTTTACTCATCTTAAATGAAATCTCATTTCCCGGAATGAAAGGTTTGTTACTAAGCGCGTTTCTCGCTGCCTATTTATCCACACTCGCCACCCATCTCAATTGGGGTGCTTCCTACTTGGTGGTGGATCTTTGGAAGCCGATTCTCCAAAAATCCAAACAGGACAGTTATTACCTGAAAGTATCCTACCTGATCCAAATTCTGACAGGCGTCTTATCTTTGTTACTTGCACTTTACGGAATGGATACGATCAAAGGTGCTTGGGTGTTTTTACTGGAAGCATCTTCCGGGATCGGATTTGTGCTGATTGCCAGATGGTATTACTGGAGGATTTCAGCGTTTACGGAAATCTTAGCCCTCTTCGTATCTCCATTCTTTTATATAGTTTTTTCGATAGTCTTGAAAGTTCCTTTTCCTTACTCCATTTTATGCACTTCCGTTTCCAGCGTGATTGTACTTTTAATCAGTACGAGATTACTTCCCGGGACTTCACCTACGGTTTTATTGGAATTTTACAATAAAACTAAACCACCGATCCTATTCTGGAAAGGCCTAGCGAAAGAATTATCAAACGGTATTCCATTAAAAGAATATTCGAATCATTTGATTTATTCACTTCTGGGAGTCATTTCCGGAATTTTACTCATCTTCAGCGGACTTTACAGCATTCAATCTCTATTTTGGAATCGGGAAAGTTTGGTGATTTCTTTGATCATATTTTTATCCAGTTTACCTCTTATGGGAATTTCCATACAAAAAGCGATAAAGGACTAA
- a CDS encoding acetylxylan esterase produces MPQPISFDECFQTFPKLDPPSDLESFWKEGFQELKKVPIKATYKTVLKGSFIWESLNDVSFQGIGNYTIHGKLAIPRKRGDRPVVVFFHDYLAPEEEIQKGYSDLGVAQLHISLRGHGEEMIQAPIDPNTGNKLPNWSPNYFATGLDAKEDFYMRKLYLDVIRTIEFLRLSDGIDGDQIILHGKSLGSALSVFGAAFTDRIKGLILETPSFCYIDKDQLSLKANPWVREMAPSLEKRATKKIDYKKELAYFDAVYFAKKIKIPALFTCGMEDNLSHPKAIFALFNHMNCDKRMQIYPTEGNEAGKEKQPLVNIEFVKEIFQL; encoded by the coding sequence ATGCCACAACCAATTAGTTTCGATGAATGTTTTCAGACTTTTCCCAAATTGGATCCTCCCAGTGATTTGGAATCCTTTTGGAAAGAAGGTTTTCAAGAATTAAAAAAAGTCCCGATCAAAGCGACTTATAAAACCGTTTTGAAAGGTAGTTTTATCTGGGAATCTCTAAACGATGTTAGTTTCCAGGGAATCGGAAACTATACGATCCATGGAAAACTTGCCATTCCCAGAAAAAGAGGAGATCGGCCGGTTGTTGTTTTTTTTCATGACTATCTCGCTCCTGAAGAAGAAATTCAAAAAGGTTATTCCGATCTAGGAGTGGCGCAACTTCATATCAGCTTGCGCGGGCATGGAGAAGAAATGATCCAGGCTCCGATTGATCCGAATACAGGAAACAAACTGCCGAATTGGTCTCCCAATTATTTTGCAACGGGTCTTGATGCAAAAGAAGATTTTTATATGAGAAAACTTTACTTGGATGTGATTCGAACCATCGAATTCCTACGTTTGAGTGACGGAATCGACGGAGACCAGATCATTCTTCATGGAAAATCGCTAGGTTCCGCATTATCCGTATTTGGTGCCGCATTTACCGATCGGATCAAAGGTTTGATTTTAGAAACACCTTCTTTTTGTTATATTGATAAAGACCAACTTTCTTTGAAAGCAAATCCTTGGGTCAGGGAAATGGCTCCCAGTCTGGAAAAACGGGCAACAAAAAAGATAGATTATAAAAAAGAACTGGCCTACTTCGATGCCGTTTATTTCGCCAAAAAGATCAAAATACCGGCCCTATTCACCTGCGGAATGGAAGACAATCTTTCCCACCCTAAGGCGATCTTTGCATTGTTCAATCATATGAATTGCGATAAGAGAATGCAGATCTATCCTACGGAAGGCAATGAAGCGGGAAAAGAAAAACAGCCGTTAGTAAATATAGAATTTGTAAAAGAAATTTTTCAACTTTAG
- the hisF gene encoding imidazole glycerol phosphate synthase subunit HisF, with protein MDELTKRVIPCLDIKAGRVVKGVNFVNLVDAGDPVSCAIAYEANQADELCFLDITASSDKRDILLNLVEEVASKIFIPFTVGGGIRTLDDVRSVLNKGADKVSINTAAFQRPALLTESSQIYGSQCIVCAIDSKFNQERKRFEVYLNGGRTETGRDALEWGMEAAELGAGEILLTSMDKDGTKDGFDINLLKQFTSNLSIPVIASGGAGNPEHMSEAILRGGADAVLAASIFHFGEYSIKETKQTMREMGIKVRL; from the coding sequence ATGGACGAGCTAACCAAACGAGTAATTCCCTGTTTAGACATCAAAGCGGGGAGGGTCGTCAAAGGTGTCAATTTTGTAAACCTAGTGGATGCTGGCGATCCTGTATCTTGCGCAATCGCCTACGAAGCAAACCAGGCAGACGAACTTTGTTTTTTGGATATAACTGCATCGAGCGACAAAAGAGATATTTTATTAAATCTTGTGGAAGAAGTCGCAAGTAAAATTTTCATTCCTTTCACAGTCGGCGGAGGAATACGCACGTTAGATGATGTTAGATCGGTATTGAATAAGGGCGCCGATAAAGTTTCCATCAATACGGCGGCATTCCAAAGGCCGGCTTTGTTAACGGAATCCAGTCAAATTTACGGATCTCAATGCATCGTATGTGCCATCGATTCGAAATTCAACCAGGAAAGGAAACGTTTTGAAGTATATCTGAACGGAGGACGTACTGAAACCGGAAGAGATGCTTTGGAATGGGGAATGGAAGCCGCCGAACTAGGAGCAGGTGAAATACTTCTGACATCCATGGATAAAGACGGAACGAAAGACGGATTTGATATAAATTTACTCAAACAGTTCACTTCCAACCTGAGTATTCCCGTAATCGCATCCGGTGGAGCTGGAAATCCGGAACATATGTCCGAAGCGATCCTTCGCGGTGGAGCGGATGCGGTTTTGGCCGCGTCAATCTTTCATTTCGGAGAGTATTCAATCAAAGAGACAAAACAAACTATGAGAGAGATGGGTATTAAAGTTCGTCTATGA
- the rlmB gene encoding 23S rRNA (guanosine(2251)-2'-O)-methyltransferase RlmB: protein MEKSPVDILFGKRNFYEFLESLEKMVPEKGVKTIKEILIKDSFNLEEKRKIQTFVPPNIKITSVSGRELDRIASDKNHQGYVIIRTKQKSFQSQSWEQFKSAVESGEGPILILDRIQDPGNLGNILRTAECFGVKHILMSDRDTSPITPVVEKSSAGAIHHLNIFRVSNLAQSLEYLKKNEYWIMATDEEGSEEIWETLPEPENLAIILGNEGEGVKKILLENSDYIARIGLHGSVSSLNVVVACGITLDRVVNG, encoded by the coding sequence GTGGAAAAAAGTCCAGTAGACATACTCTTTGGAAAAAGGAATTTTTATGAGTTCCTGGAATCGTTGGAAAAAATGGTTCCTGAAAAAGGTGTAAAAACGATCAAAGAAATTCTGATCAAAGATTCCTTTAACCTTGAAGAAAAAAGAAAGATTCAAACCTTTGTTCCTCCCAATATTAAGATAACATCCGTAAGTGGCCGTGAATTGGATCGTATTGCCAGTGATAAAAATCATCAGGGATATGTGATCATTCGAACCAAACAAAAATCATTTCAGTCTCAAAGCTGGGAACAATTTAAATCTGCGGTGGAATCCGGTGAAGGCCCTATTTTGATTTTGGACAGAATCCAAGATCCTGGGAATTTGGGAAATATTCTCAGAACTGCAGAGTGTTTCGGAGTAAAACACATTCTAATGTCCGATCGGGATACAAGTCCCATTACTCCCGTAGTGGAAAAATCTTCCGCAGGTGCCATTCATCATTTGAATATATTCAGAGTTTCGAATTTAGCACAGAGCTTAGAGTATTTAAAGAAAAATGAATATTGGATCATGGCCACCGACGAGGAAGGTTCGGAGGAAATTTGGGAAACCTTGCCTGAACCCGAAAATTTGGCGATCATACTGGGAAATGAAGGGGAAGGTGTTAAAAAAATACTTTTGGAAAATTCCGATTATATTGCAAGAATCGGGCTTCACGGGTCAGTATCTTCCTTGAATGTTGTAGTAGCTTGTGGTATTACTTTAGATAGAGTTGTAAATGGATAA